A stretch of Brassica napus cultivar Da-Ae chromosome C6, Da-Ae, whole genome shotgun sequence DNA encodes these proteins:
- the LOC125588595 gene encoding uncharacterized protein LOC125588595 yields the protein MALNTGIRSISKIIASSESLVSRSVSRSFHSTGAKKMSGGHGHDEPYYLHAKHMYNLDRMKYQGLKMSLGVFTAFSIGVGVPIFAVVFQQRKTASG from the exons ATGGCGTTGAACACCGGAATCAGATCGATCTCAAAGATCATAGCTTCATCCGAGTCATTAGTCTCCAGATCTG TGAGCAGAAGCTTCCACTCGACTGGAGCTAAGAAGATGAGCGGAGGGCATGGCCATGACGAGCCATACTACCTCCACGCAAAGCACATGTACAATTTGGACCGCATGAAGTACCAAGGTCTCAAGATGTCTCTCGGTGTCTTCACAGCTTTCAGCATCGGTGTTGGAGTTCCTATCTTTGCTGTTGTCTTCCAGCAAAGGAAGACCGCATCTGGTTGA